CGAACTCGGAGACTGTTTTGTCTCCTTTTTGAGTTAGGCGAAGGTTGTCTCGCAAATTTTGCACACGCTCAACGGATGCATTGCAAAACGCGGCTTCAAGAGCGAGCCATATTTCACGAGCCGAGGTTAATCCAATAATTACTGAGAGGGCTTCTTCCGTAAGAAAGGCATTGAGGAGAATGATAGTTTTCTGTTCGTCTTGAAGCCACGTTGAAAATTCGGGGCTGTCAACCGTTTTTTCACTCGAAGTGATGGTTGTAGGGGGTGCGGTTTTGGTTCCGTCAACATGAGACAGAAGGTCTTGAATGGATAGGAGAGGCAACATCTGAAGTCGCTAATATAGGTAGTTGGAGGATGACAGTTTTAGTGTAATCATGGGTGCACGGTTGTTCATGGGAATATTgattgatgaagaagaagaagccatGATAGAGAAGAAAGAGCAAAGAACGGAAGAAAGAACATGATAAGGCAGAAGGTGGAGGGAAAGGAAGATAGGAGGTGTGGGAGAAACTCAACCAATCACAAGGATGGTTGATACCATATTAAACTGGGGAAATCAAATAATCATTATAGAAGAGAGGAGTACAATTTATACATACATAATTTACAATAGGAACCTTAAAGAATGAAGAATATATAAATGAGTACAATAATTAAAAAGAGTGTCATCTAACAATACTGTTTAATAaagaaataatatttttttaaataaagtagCCGTTGGCAACGGCTACCCCAAACGGTCATATGCCACCAGCCAATCCAACGCAGCCACCTCAGATCTCCCCCCGTCCAACGCCAGGCTTCAAAGTCTCGCTAGCAGGGCAACACCGTGGCCAACGTTGGCACGATGTGGGTTAGCCAACGTTGTCTGACATCCCTCGCCCCAACTACACCCCACACCCACTAGGCTTAGGGGCTTATATATTACAAAGTACGTCTTTGAATTTGTTAAAATTATATACTATCAATTTGTAATAATTATTGGCATTGTTGTTTGTACTCTATGTATTGAAGTTTGTATAATGGTTTTAAAAGACCTTATTAAATCATAACTGGCATTGTTGTTTGTACTCTATGTATTGAACTTTGTATGATGGTTTTAAAAGACCTTATTAAATCATAATTGGCATTGTTCTTCGTACTCTAtgtattgaagtttgtatgatgGTTTTAAGAAAACTTATTAAATCATCAATAAGAAacaattatgttttttttatagaGTTGTGCCCTTAGCatgaagagtttttttttttaatgatttttcattttgatgccccatatttttcatctttttccaAGTTTTTCGTTCTacattttgcaagttaacacgacgcaatgtacgtgtggggtttaacgttttttcgtcaattttttcccgtttgacaggcccATAACAACACGTCTATTTTTCCCTGTTTGGCAAGTTCCTCGCAACGCGTGGGTCTTAGACCatcttagttattttttttctatgttttacgtttcagtcTAATTTCTTCACATTAACACGCCTTAACGGGCGTACGTGGTTCAAAGATTTTACTTTGCTTTTCGTTCGGtgttatttattttctttttaatttattttgtttttacgagcttttctgGTGTTGGTGGTCACCGACAGTAGTGTAGCATTGGTGCAACTTGACATGTTTTTACGCCCCCACCGCAACGCGGGGATGGTTTAATGctagtttattttaaaataaaacaaagtCATAAATTAAGtatcaaaattatataaaaaaaaaaagtggaAGTACATCCAAAACGTGAGCAGGTTGAATTTAAAAAGGAAATCATGTTgatttgaaaagataaataataaGAATGAGGTGAACTCCCATGGCGGTTTTGATGGAGGTTTTATAGCAGAGTTTGATTGGAACACGTCCCTACATCCTCGGAACCCCATTTTCTATTATACCAGAAGAAGACGAAGAAGAATCCATCAGCTTCTTCAGCAACCAAAACCGCTGTTTTTTCAACTTAAATTGAATGAAACTCTTCCACTTCCATAACTACTACTCAATagatctctctcttctctctctctctctctctctatatatatatatatataatatctaTATATCTAATGGGCATGGAAGAAGAACAGACCAACTGATGTTCTTTCTTTCTTGCACACATGTTTAAAAAGTAATTCCCATACACAGCAAGCAAGCACCGGCTACGCTCCTCCATTAATAACATCACGCTTCACCCACCTCTTTGCTTTCTGGTTTTGTGATCTTGGAAACTGAACTTAAAACACAACCTACTCATGGATTTCATTCGTATGGCCTCTTTCCTTTTGCTCATTATTTGTGTTAGTGGAGTCAAGGGTTTGGGAAAGTACATCACCTGGGACGATATCAAAATACACTACCAAGATAATGATCAGGATTACAAAAAGATAACAGAAAGGCTAAGTTTTCGGAACGGAGATGATGGGAATCAAAGTAGAGTGATCGTGGTTGATCAAAGTGGCCACGGTGATTCGCGGACCCTTCAAGCTGCTGTTGAAATGGTCCCGGTTAACAATTCCATTCGGGTCAAGATTTACATTCTTCCTGGTGTTTACAGGTTTCATCCATTCATTCATTAAACAATTTAGATTGTGTTAATAGTTTGCATGCAGTAGTTAATTGTATTATGATGATGCAGAGAGAAAGTGATGGTTCCGGCTTCCAAACCCTACATTTCTTTCATTGGAGATCCTAACCATGCTTCCGAAACGGTTCTAAGCTGGCACGACAAAGCCTCCGACAGATATAAAGATGGTTCGGAACTAGGGACTTATAGAACAGCTTCTGTCGCCGTGGAATCGGACTACTTTTGTGCTTCTGGGATTACCATTGAGGTGTCTGTCATatatataatttgttttattGGTTGGATTTATAGGTGGTTTATAGAAAGTGGTACAAACAAATTCTACACCTATGATTAATGAATGCTTTTTTGAGTTCGTTGATGTGAGGCAGCGGTGGAAAAGAAGATAAGACAGAGTTAACCAGCAAACTTACAACAATTAACTTTTGAAAACGGCCTAGAAATACTCAACACATATCTAAACCACCTGCAAATTCACTACTAACTTATTTGGTTTTGTATGTCCATATAACCTAACCTGGTCTAGTCTGGTCCGGTGTGTTACACAGAATACAGTTGTTGCAGTGCCAGGAGGGTATAAAATGCAAGCAGTAGCATTAAGGATTGCAGGAAATAAGGCAGTGCTTTATCGCGTACGAATACTTGGTACACAAGACACCCTTCTTGACGAAACCGGATCACATTACTTCTACCGATGTTACATTCAAGGATCGGTTGATTTTATCTTCGGCAATGCAAGATCACTCTACAAGGTGAGGATAATGAACCGAAAAGAACCTTCAGATTTCTTGCAATAATGACATTTTGTTTAAATTCAGGAATGTAGCCTGCATTCGGTGGCTGATAAGTATGGAGCTATTGCAGCACATCATAGGAACTCAGAAGGAGAGGATACTGGATTTTCTTTTGTCAACTGTTCTGTAACAGGAAGTGGTTTGGCAATCTTTTTGGGGAGAGCATGGGGAAACTACTCAAGGGCTGTTTATTCGTATTGTGATATTGATAATATCATTGATCCTTCAGGTTGGAGCGACTGGAACCAACCATGGAGGCAAAGGACCGCGGTTTTTGGAGAATATGAGTGCCGAGGAAAAGGTGCAGATAGAAAGAAACGCGTATCTTGGTCCAAGTCAT
The Helianthus annuus cultivar XRQ/B chromosome 6, HanXRQr2.0-SUNRISE, whole genome shotgun sequence genome window above contains:
- the LOC110910624 gene encoding pectinesterase QRT1, with the protein product MDFIRMASFLLLIICVSGVKGLGKYITWDDIKIHYQDNDQDYKKITERLSFRNGDDGNQSRVIVVDQSGHGDSRTLQAAVEMVPVNNSIRVKIYILPGVYREKVMVPASKPYISFIGDPNHASETVLSWHDKASDRYKDGSELGTYRTASVAVESDYFCASGITIENTVVAVPGGYKMQAVALRIAGNKAVLYRVRILGTQDTLLDETGSHYFYRCYIQGSVDFIFGNARSLYKECSLHSVADKYGAIAAHHRNSEGEDTGFSFVNCSVTGSGLAIFLGRAWGNYSRAVYSYCDIDNIIDPSGWSDWNQPWRQRTAVFGEYECRGKGADRKKRVSWSKSFEFEEALHFLDTDFIGGKDWLRL